From Glycine max cultivar Williams 82 chromosome 11, Glycine_max_v4.0, whole genome shotgun sequence, the proteins below share one genomic window:
- the LOC100784026 gene encoding subtilisin-like serine-protease S: MSCSNYARSCTFFYLFLAVLLAKTSSCFSAKVYVVYMGSKTGEDPDDILKHNHQMLASVHSGSIEQAQASHVYSYKHAFRGFAAKLTNEQAYQISKMPGVVSVFPNAKRKLHTTHSWDFIGLLGNESMEIHGHSTKNQENIIIGFIDTGIWPESSSFSDTDMPPVPRGWKGHCQLGEAFNASSCNRKVIGARYYISGHEAEEESDREVSFISARDSSGHGSHTASTAAGRYVANMNYKGLAAGGARGGAPKARIAVYKVCWDSGCYDVDLLAAFDDAIRDGVHIISLSLGPESPQGDYFSDAVSVASFHAAKHRVLVVASVGNQGNPGSATNVAPWIITVAASSIDRNFTSDITLGNGVNITGESLSLLGMDASRRLIDASEAFSGYFTPYQSSYCVDSSLNKTKAKGKVLVCRHAEYSGESKLEKSKIVKKAGGVGMILIDEANQGVSTPFVIPSAVVGTKTGERILSYINSTRMPMSRISKAKTVLGVQPAPRVAAFSSKGPNALTPEILKPDVTAPGLNILAAWSPASAGMKFNIISGTSMSCPHITGIATLVKAVHPSWSPSAIKSAIMTTATILDKHHQPIRADPDRRRANAFDYGSGFVNPSRVLDPGLVYDSHPEDFVAFLCSLGYDERSLHLVTGDNSTCDRAFKTPSDLNYPSIAVPNLEDNFSVTRVVTNVGKARSIYKAVVVSPAGVNVTVVPNRLVFTRIGEKIKFTVNFKVVAPSKDYAFGFLSWKNGRTQVTSPLVIKVAPASHGLVR, from the exons ATGTCTTGTTCTAATTATGCTAGAAGCTGTACCTTCTTTTATCTGTTTCTTGCAGTGCTTCTTGCAAAAACTAGCTCTTGCTTCTCTGCCAAG GTGTATGTAGTGTACATGGGAAGCAAAACTGGGGAGGACCCAGATGATATTCTGAAGCACAATCATCAAATGCTTGCATCTGTTCACAGTGGAAG TATTGAGCAAGCCCAAGCTTCCCATGTTTATAGCTACAAACATGCTTTTAGAGGTTTTGCAGCCAAGTTGACTAATGAACAGGCTTACCAAATTTCCA AAATGCCAGGGGTGGTATCTGtttttcccaatgctaaaagaAAGCTTCACACCACTCATTCATGGGATTTCATAGGACTTTTGGGCAATGAATCAATGGAGATTCATGGGCACTCCACCAAAAACCAAGAAAATATAATCATTGGTTTCATTGATACGG GAATTTGGCCTGAATCCTCAAGTTTTAGTGACACCGACATGCCCCCGGTGCCCCGGGGATGGAAAGGCCATTGTCAATTAGGAGAAGCATTCAATGCTTCATCATGCAACAG GAAAGTGATAGGAGCAAGATACTACATCAGTGGACATGAAGCAGAAGAAGAGTCAGACAGAGAAGTCTCTTTCATATCTGCCAGAGATAGCTCAGGTCATGGTAGCCACACAGCTTCCACGGCCGCAGGACGCTACGTGGCAAACATGAATTACAAGGGTCTAGCAGCTGGAGGAGCAAGGGGAGGTGCACCAAAGGCTAGAATTGCGGTGTACAAAGTATGCTGGGACTCAGGTTGCTATGATGTGGACTTGTTAGCTGCATTTGATGATGCCATAAGAGATGGTGTTCACATTATATCTTTGTCTCTTGGTCCTGAATCTCCCCAAGGTGACTATTTCAGTGATGCCGTATCTGTGGCATCATTCCATGCTGCTAAACATAGAGTGCTGGTGGTAGCATCAGTTGGAAATCAAGGAAATCCTGGTTCTGCGACGAACGTTGCACCGTGGATTATCACAGTTGCTGCTAGCTCAATAGATAGGAACTTCACCTCTGATATCACACTAGGGAATGGTGTTAACATCACG GGTGAGAGTCTCAGCCTCTTAGGAATGGATGCATCTAGAAGATTGATTGATGCATCTGAAGCCTTTTCTGGATATTTCACTCCTTATCAATCCAG TTACTGTGTGGATAGTTCCCTGAATAAGACCAAGGCCAAAGGGAAGGTTCTTGTGTGTCGACATGCAGAGTATTCAGGGGAGTCAAAGTTGGAAAAGAGTAAGATAGTGAAGAAGGCAGGTGGTGTTGGGATGATACTCATTGATGAAGCAAATCAAGGTGTTTCCACCCCATTTGTGATACCTTCAGCTGTTGTTGGAACAAAAACAGGAGAACGAATTCTATCCTATATCAATAGCACACG TATGCCTATGTCAAGGATTTCCAAAGCCAAGACAGTGCTAGGAGTCCAGCCGGCACCCCGTGTAGCAGCATTTTCTTCGAAAGGACCCAATGCATTAACCCCAGAAATTTTGAAG CCTGATGTTACAGCTCCCGGATTAAACATCCTTGCAGCATGGTCTCCAGCCTCAGCTGGAATGAAGTTCAATATTATATCAGGAACTTCTATGTCTTGTCCTCACATAACTGGAATTGCAACCTTGGTCAAAGCTGTGCATCCTTCATGGTCTCCGTCTGCTATCAAATCTGCCATCATGACAACTG CAACAATTTTGGATAAGCACCACCAACCCATTAGAGCGGATCCTGATAGAAGACGGGCTAATGCTTTTGATTATGGATCAGGGTTTGTGAACCCTTCAAGAGTTCTGGATCCTGGTCTCGTCTACGATTCACATCCAGAAGATTTTGTTGCATTCTTATGTTCACTTGGTTATGACGAGAGGTCACTCCACCTTGTCACAGGAGACAACAGCACATGTGATAGGGCATTCAAAACACCATCTGACCTCAACTATCCATCTATTGCAGTGCCAAATCTTGAAGACAACTTTTCAGTAACTCGAGTTGTGACTAATGTCGGAAAAGCAAGAAGTATATATAAAGCTGTAGTGGTGTCTCCTGCTGGAGTTAATGTTACTGTTGTGCCAAATCGGTTAGTTTTCACAAGAATAGGAGAGAAGATCAAGTTCACTGTGAATTTCAAAGTTGTTGCTCCCTCAAAGGATTATGCATTTGGGTTCTTGTCATGGAAGAATGGAAGAACACAGGTCACGAGTCCTTTAGTGATCAAGGTTGCACCAGCAAGTCATGGGTTGGTGAGATAG
- the LOC100527461 gene encoding uncharacterized protein isoform X1, translating into MQDPRIPLSEEILNNKPRKKKNSTQKASLFLLQANGVKEDGQASLSLKSGQKGSKRHLMTEVSPPFQKQEGSNSDSLPDSSAAGNEYRALRRKYMLLEDESFALGKEVREVEDEVKTLEDEKIALLDQLVVMEGLVNPAEKHS; encoded by the coding sequence ATGCAAGATCCAAGGATTCCTTTGTCAGAGGAGATCTTGAATAATAAaccaaggaagaagaaaaactcaACCCAGAAGGcatctttatttcttttgcaAGCGAATGGTGTCAAGGAAGATGGACAGGCATCTCTGTCTTTAAAATCAGGACAGAAGGGTTCCAAGAGACACTTGATGACTGAAGTCTCACCACCTTTTCAGAAACAAGAAGGTTCCAATTCAGATTCGTTGCCTGACTCCTCTGCTGCTGGAAATGAGTACCGCGCATTGAGGAGGAAGTATATGCTGCTGGAGGATGAGAGCTTTGCATTAGGGAAAGAGGTTAGAGAGGTCGAAGATGAGGTAAAAACCCTTGAAGATGAAAAGATTGCACTGTTGGATCAGCTTGTTGTAATGGAAGGCCTTGTTAATCCAGCGGAGAAGCACTCATAG